GCCGTCGAAGGCCATATGCAGGAAAGGGAaatccggcggcgccgccgccccagctagctgctgctcttcgccgccgccttccggTTCCACGGCCTCCAACTCGACGAACAGCTTGTTCACGACGCCGAAGCCCAGGCGCGACACGGCGTCACGCTTGAACTGTGGGAGCGGCGGGTCGAAGGCGATGGCGcccgcggcggaggccgcgtccttgccgaGGCTGGCCTTGAGGACGCCCAGGGACACGGTAAGAATAACGTGGTCGGCGATGAGCGCGGCCGCTCCATCGTCGGCGAAGTGGAGGCGTACGGGGGTCTCGCCCCAATCGAGACGGCGCAggcggaggccgaggcggaCGGTGCCGGGCGGGAGCGCGGCGACGAGGTGCTCCACGACGCGGGTGTACCCGCCGGGGATCGTGACGTGGTCACCGGGGAAGTCGCGGTACTCGCcctcggcggcgaggtccAGGTCGCCGAGGGCGTCGGCGGAGGTGTCCGTCCGCTCACGGTTGATGTGCATCGCGAGCAGCGCCTCTTCGACCTCTTTCACCTTGCTCCCGCTGCCGTCGGTGCGCGCTGCCTGGTAGGCTCGCAGCCCACGCCGCAGGTActcctccacgccgccgcctccgccgccagcctcgccTGCGCGGGCGGCGTCCATCATGCCCCTGTACAGCTCCTCGACCGGCTTGGCCACCTTGTCCGCGTCCACGACGTCGCCGCCCTCGGCGACGGTCAGCACGCGGTCGTCGGGGAAGGGCCCGTCCATGCGCTCGTACGGGAGATGACCACCGGCATCCTCTGTGAGCGCGCCCGCGTCGTGCGCCAGTGCGTACACGGGGCTGCCGGTGATGCCTTGCACCCACGTCGCGCCCATCTCGACCCGGTGGCCGGCGAACTCGGACGTGAAgacc
The Brachypodium distachyon strain Bd21 chromosome 2, Brachypodium_distachyon_v3.0, whole genome shotgun sequence genome window above contains:
- the LOC100823564 gene encoding probable polyamine oxidase 5, with product MVANKPRIVIVGAGIAGLSAAQQLCRAGQGDKFDVVVVEAAPRAGGRVFTSEFAGHRVEMGATWVQGITGSPVYALAHDAGALTEDAGGHLPYERMDGPFPDDRVLTVAEGGDVVDADKVAKPVEELYRGMMDAARAGEAGGGGGGVEEYLRRGLRAYQAARTDGSGSKVKEVEEALLAMHINRERTDTSADALGDLDLAAEGEYRDFPGDHVTIPGGYTRVVEHLVAALPPGTVRLGLRLRRLDWGETPVRLHFADDGAAALIADHVILTVSLGVLKASLGKDAASAAGAIAFDPPLPQFKRDAVSRLGFGVVNKLFVELEAVEPEGGGEEQQLAGAAAPPDFPFLHMAFDGHVAKIPWWMRGTESICPVHAGSSVALAWFAGREAKHLEFLPDDDVVRGVQATLDSFLPATSSSGATSRWRVKRIERSRWAGDPLFVGSYSYVAVGSSGGDLDRMAEPLPRGGVPEADRTPPPLRVLFAGEATHRTHYSTTHAAYLSGVREADRLLQHYP